A window of Miscanthus floridulus cultivar M001 chromosome 12, ASM1932011v1, whole genome shotgun sequence genomic DNA:
TCAAGCAAGCGCGTTTGAACACCTTGGTGTTTTCCCTTCATATTTGAACCATTATCATACCCTTGACCCCTCACAACATTAATATTCAAACCAAAAGAGGTCAATGCACTCTTTAATTCATTAAAAAGACCTAATCCTGATGTGTCATCAACCTTCAATAAATTCTAGGAAGAACTCCTCTACCCTTGGAACATTCCCCGATATATTCACACACCTAATAATTAGAGTCATTTGTTTTTCATGACTCACATCTGGAGTACAATCTGAAATAACAGAAAAATACTTGGCATCCTTAATGATCTTTAATATAGTTTGTTTTACACAATCTACAAGAAGAGAAATCATCTCATTCTGAATTTTATGCCTAAGGTAATGATGATGAATCTCACTATTTTGAATCCGCCTAATATGGTCTTGCATCACAGGATCAAATTCACCCATCATTTCAACTGTGCCCAAAAAGTTACCGTTGTTAGCTTGATATAGTTTCTCATTTTGCCCTCGGAAAGCCAAATTATGTTTAGCAAGAAACTTGACAGCAGAAACGATTCTTACTAAAACTTGTCTCCAACGCTCTCTCTCCTTTGCAATTTCTCATTGCAAATCATCGTCAATTGTTTTATTTTTGCTCAACCTCAGCCTAAGTTCATTCCAAGTATTcatgttcttatatgctcaacacTATTCTCATGTTCCTTGAGTCTTAAACTAAGATGTTTCCAGTCCCTCAATCCATCGTGTGCTACCAAACTTTTGTTCTGATCTGATTTGAACAATTTGcagcaaaaacaaaaaactttatcCACATGTTTAGAGTAAACCAACCATTTTCTATCAACCACCTCACCATTGCTTAACTTTCTGGAGTAGTAAGCATATGAAAAATATCTATTGTGAGCATCTACAGGGAACTCAAGATTCAATTCTCTCACTGGTCCTTTTTCAATCAAAATATCTCTACCcttattcggcctgttcgcttgttggtttcagccagcccaaactagtcagccaacagtgtttttctctcacaacaaaccagcaccagtcagcctaaaccagctcagaaaccaaccagcgaacaggccgattatcAAGATTCTTCCAAGTTCTGGATCAAAGACATCATGAATAGAAGGTTGCACATCATCAATTGAATTTTCAGGTTGAGAGAAAGGCTGTAAATTTTCATTCTCTATAGCATCAACTTGTTCACTTAAATTATCATTAACTTGTTGATGCTCTTCTTCTTGATTATTAGGTGCATCTATAGGGTTATCATCATGCACAACACTACTTAAAATTGGAAAAAAAACTTATCTAAAGCACCTTGTTGTGACTGAACAAACTGTTTTTCTTGTCTTTTTCGTTTTCTTTTCGTAGCCCCTgataaatgtttcttaggtaatatTCTAAAATTTTTACACCTGACCTAAATTACAAAAAAAACATAACTATATGAGTACAAAGTACTCGATAAAATTTGAACAAGGGAAAAAAACCTAGGGCCTAGACAATTTAGACATGAACTGATTCAAAACCAAGATTCACAAATCATAAAAAGGGCAGAAGGCAATAACCAAGATAAATCTTCAGATATCGTCGACTTGTCGTCCTCGTCGAACCCTGCCTCGGGCCCTCGGCTGCCTTGTGATCGCTCGATCGACGCTGCGTCTCGCCGTTTGCGGAAGTCTGTGCGGGGCTACGTCTCGATCGACGCTGCGTCTCACCGTTTGCGGATTGTCGTGCTCGTGCGGAAGTCTGAGCGGCTGGATCAGCGTCTCGACGAAAGTCCGCGACTGCGTGGTGATCACAAAAAGGACAGAAAGACAAAGATGCTGACGGCGACAGGCTCCTGGCCTCCTGCTGAAAAGAAACACTGAAAACTGAAAAGAGGCCGAGTGGCCGACAGGCTCCTGCCTCCTAGCCTTTGATTCCCTGCGCCGGCGCTGATGGGCTGTTGGCCTTCTGGCTGCTCTGCTGCGGGGGTACGGGGTctttgcacccccccccccccacccaccccccccccccccccccccccccccccggcactGGATCCTGGAGCTGGGTGGACGGGATGGAAATGTGTGGAGGAAACAGGAGGAAATCAGGAACCATGCCTGGAACCCGGATGCTTGCCGATTTACTTCTCCATTAGAAAATAGGGAGAAAGAAACTGTGTGGCACGGTAGATCCTAGAGTGTTGAGAAATAATACTATGAAGGCTTGGCTTTCATTTGGGTTGTAGTGTGACCGATAGCCTACAAAGAAATAACAGAAAAAATGTTCTAGATAAGGATCTTTGTTGGTGCACAATccaaaatttgataaacatcgaTATTCACCTGAGCGGCAGATCCTCCTCAAGTAAAAGGCTTCCTCGGCTGGTTACTCAAAATAAGGATCTAAATGGCATGAGCGCTAGGTCTTACGTGTCGTGTATCTATGATTCAAATTATTTTTGACTTCCATATTTCAAGTGTCTAAATTTTAAAAAGATTTCAGACAGTACTCTAATACAATTAACTAGTACATGTAAAATGTTACTTTTGTGATCTGGTATTTGTTTTTGTATCATAATGTATTAAACGTTTATCCTTGTATGACTATAGaaataattgtaaattgttaattgtctttgtgccaacacaACGGATTTGTGGTTtgtctaactttttttatttttggaaTTGTAAATTGTTTGTATCAAACATATCAAATTTTTGTGCTTGTCTGACTATAAAAAcaattataaattattaattgtcTTTGTGTCAACATAAATTAGATTTTATCGCGTTTTTTATTTTGTCTAATAGGTTTTTTATTCTCAGAAACGAAAATCACAGATTATGCCTAAATAAATTACAACAACTAAGActataattttaatataaaatatatgtgATAACCATCCCCTGAAAAAGAATCTCAAATTAAGGCACCTCAATTTTAGCAAGTTCCATACTTTCTATAAGAAAAGATATTTGATAGAAGCCACGTCTCAGTTTTTTTAGTGACCTTGCTATGCCATATTGTCACACCTGATTTTAAAGACAAAATCGAATGATATCACATGCGGATCTATTTATTCAAACATGCGACAACAATAAtcgtcatgttcgcttggcttataagccgtactttttcagtcaacgaacaatatttttctctcacaactaaggatgaaaacggatcggatacggacggatatcactgatattacatttgttttcatatttttgtccggattcggattcgaatacggatagtgtcaactatatcggataggatacgattagatatcgacatcataaatatgcgatttgagtattcggataaggatatggtatcggatgttggatatccggactcggatacggacagatctcaatccctctaaacggattcggtttcgaatacggtcgaaaaatatccgtaccattttcatctctactcacaacaaatcagtcaacagtactttcagtcatggcttatcagccaagtgaaTAGGGCGAATAGCGATACAAATCAATGTTTATTATAAAACCGTAACTTATTACAAAATGATTAGAGGGTGTAAACAAAAATTACATCAAAGTATTAGCGAAGCAGGATCTCCATCCCCGCAGGCAGTCGACCGAGGGTACACTAGCCTAGCATCCACACCGTCTTCATGGGACACCATCTTCTGGAAACTCTATCCTCTAGTGTGAACAGTTGGGTGGGTAGCAGGGGAACAAAGAGAAGAGTGAGTGTATCGAAATGTACTTCGCAACTgtagaaaaatattatatgaggcaaaaaaaaaaagagaaaagacttACAAGGTTTGACATAAGTACTTAAGCGACGTAGCCTAATATTTCTTAAATCCTTAGCACCTAATTACTAGGTAAAACCACCGTCTCTTCGGAGAAACCAAGCCAACACTTAAATTCCATCAAGCTCCCAACTAAACCAACCATTTCCTCACCAAAGGAATCGTCGAACCGAACCAGAGCCATCTAATAATGAAGAAGTAAAAGTCGTTCTTGACCGTGAGTacaactgatatatcagttttacactgtacagaggttgcacactttcatCACGAGTAATATTTCCCCATCACGCTAAACACTACCTAGGTGCTTAGCGGATGAAAGCATCTAAACCCCtagtgggtttcgatgattaattaCTATAATAaatactataactaacgtgtgttttacaaagATAATTTGAGTTTGGTTAGGATATGGTGATTGTTTGGATAATGTTTAAACAATTAGTCTGCTGTCCTGTTTGGATACACTCTAATTAATTTTAGCTAATTTTTAGTTAGGTAGCAATTAGCTCTGTATCAAAACGGCACCTTAGAGACTGTTTGAATACAAGGGCTAATCACTagtagctagctaaaaattagttTAAATTAATTCTAGTGCATCTAAATAATAGGACTAATAGGTGAGCTAATTTTTTCAGATAAGTCTTGAATCAGTTGTTAACCAACTGACTAGCCAACCATAATTAATTTAGactaatttttagaaaaaaaactaataactAGCCACGTGTATCATACATGTCATTAGGATTTAACATAATTTTAGCAATTTTAAACGAACTTCATATGAATTTGATTACTAAATCGCTTTCAAAATAGGACGAAGCGACAAGGAAAAGGTAGAACGCGTCACCGAAGCAAATCTAGAAGAACAAGAACGCGGCGAGGTCCACCTCTAGCTCTGACCTGCCCGGCTGCCCCGTCTTCGTCTTCCTTAATCTCAAATTCCCAATCCTCCTCCGACGCCTCGTTTTCCTGGATCATCCAGCGGGGGGACGCCGGTGTGTTGCTCGCTCCTCCTCCCTGGTTGCCCGAGGCAGCCGTgccggaggcggcggtggcggggggACCATGTACAGATCGGCGGGGGTCGCGATGGCGTGGAACGTGTTCCGGTTCTGCACGGCTCTCCGTGGGCTGGGTTCCATCATGATCCTGCTCGTCCTCGCCATCGTCGGCGTCACCTACTACGCTGTCGTCCTCTGCAACTACGGCCCCGCCCTCCTCACCGGCGGCGGCACCACTCTCGCCGCGTTCGCCGTCCTGCTCCTCTTCCACTTCCTGGTGCGTATCCTCACGTAGCTAGGGGGTGGGGGTAATTCAGATGGTTCCTCTTCCGGGCGAAATATCTGCTCTTTTGGTGGAGAAGATGCTAATATCAGCGGGATTGGGTATCATTGGGTGCCGATCTTAGTTCTTGGAAGCAATTTTGTTATCTCGTATGGATTTTGGAGATCGCTGGATGGGACTGTCTTGATTCGGCTACAATTATTGTTTTACTAATATGGTTTCTGACAAATGGTACATTTGTTTAATAGAGGGTACGTCAAATGTTAAAATGGAGCCAATGACACTGAATGAAGTTTAATAAGAAAAAAATAAAGTTTTCTAGATGATCTGATCAAATGCATTTGAATTCTACTGATTGCAGAACCATAAGGTTGACTGAATTTCTGGTGCTTTGTGTACCAACATAGTTAACTGTAAACACTAGTAAAATTATCTTACACCCTTTTCTCACAGTTTTGTTTAGTGTGCTAATAAGATAATTTACTTTCTGTTTTGCAGCTTGCTATGCTTTTATGGAGTTATTTTTCTGTCGTGTTCACCGACCCTGGTTCTGTTCCACCAAATTGGAATCTTGATTTTGATGTGGAGAGGGGAGAAACTGCTCCTCTCGCTACCTCAGAGTTGAACTCACAGCAATCTGTGGCTCTTGGCAATACCGCAAATCCAAGGGTTAGGTACTGTAGGAAGTGCAACCAGTTGAAGCCACCTCGGTGCCACCATTGCTCTGTTTGTAAGTGTATATCTATATATGGAATCTTTAGGATCAGCTTTATGTTTTGCCAGCTGTCATGAATCGGCTAATATCTTTTTTGTGTGCTTTGCCTCTACATGATTTCAGGTGGAAGATGTGTTCTTAAGATGGATCATCATTGTGTGTGGGTTGTTAATTGTGTTGGGGCGCTGAACTACAAATACTTTCTTCTCTTCCTGGTATAATACTACTATACCTGAGATATGCTCCTTTTTGAGTAGGAAGATGGATTGACCTTTGGGTTTCAAAGTTTGTGGTTGATGTATTAAGTTTTTATAAAAAACTTGGCCAGTGGTGGAAGATGGCCCCATGGTATTGCACAAGGCCAATCTTAGTGGGGGTTTCATCCTCATTTATTAATGGTGACACATCAACAGAAGTGATGAGGTGGCAAAGAAAttaagaggagagagaggaggaaacTCAATTGAGAATTGACACTGTTTCCTAGTGAATGGAAGTCCATCTAGCCTCCATTGAGAGCTCACAGTTTCCAATCCACATGTTTTGACCTGTTTCGTGCGGCTCGATCCTCATTGCCCGTCGTGCCTCCTTGTTTATCATGCGCtatatataatttattttacATATGCGACTCTATTACATATATATGAATATTGAAGTAGATTAAACTATTTCTGTTGACCAGTTTTTTATGCTCATACTTAATTTAAATAATATTGAGAGTAGCTACATTGTTcatatggcacatttgatcaCAACACTATGTAACTATTTAAAGCTGTGACTAGCTTATGAAACTGTGAGATGAAACTATGCATTGAGAGTGATTATTTCATTCATCGAGCAGAACTTATAAAGTTGATGTGCCACTCTTGGAAATAGTGCAATGAAACACACCACCTAGATAAGACCCTGATACCTGGGCTGCGACCACTGCCAGTACCCCTGTATGGCCACACCGTTAATACAGTATGGCACACTGCCATTATTATTATTGGGTTGCCAGTGAGGGGTCTTTATTTTCGTGCCACcagggtttgaagtttgaactGTGACAGCTCCCTAACTTGGGGTCTGATGAGCTAACCGTTACGGTATGAAAGCATTGGGCATGCCCTAAGTTTTATAATGCAGGAAGTGAGTCTAGCTCAACTGGTTGGTTGGGAGATGTGGTCATGCACCCAACCACATAGGTTGAAGTCCTTTCTCATCTTTAATTTGTGTGCCTATTTTCTTCTTAGTGAAAATCACCTAGTTCCTCTAGGTTGGTCACATTTTTTTAAGTTctatcatgctcatgcaatgaTCCGAAATTATGGGCAACTTGCTATTTCCTATAATGCTGACAGGATATGCAATGTTTGTGGCTAATGCTTTAACCCTGTCTTAATAAGAAATTGATTTTCTTctatcttttgggcaatgttccACATGTTTCCATAAGTTTTGAATGTAAAACTAAATATGTCATTGCTTGAAATGaattattttcataaatattagtTATCCATCAGTACTATATCTTTTTTTGAAATGAAACCATCAGTACTATATCAGTTTCTGCTTTTAGTTAACCATCAGTACTCAGTTTCTGCTTTTGGATTACACTGCTTAATAGATAAACTCTTATAACATGTGTGAAATATGAGTAGCTAAACACCTCTGAGCTAACTATAGTATCCTTGCTAACCCAGGTTGCTGCTTGATCAGTTAACCAAATAGCTAAAGCTGCTTCCCAATCCCATATAACTTAAATTTCAAAATCCAAGTACATCTGTTCAATCTCCTCTGTTCTCCACTTAAAACTAAATATCTTACATGTTGCAGTTGGTATATCAGAAATTGTCCCTGTGAATAATGTTCTTGACCTTACAAAACTGAACATGCAATTAAGTAACACATGTTAAAACTGAAGATGGTCACTCAAAACAGTTGTTCCTGCTTATATTGAATTAATTAATAGTTTCAAAAGCAATAAATTGACCTAGATTGTGCTGTTCGCTTTGCCAACCATTGCGTTTCCTTTTTCATTCACTGTGCCTGGTGCCTAATTACATCTCAGGTTTCAGAAATAGATACAACAATGTTACGGTGCATCTGTGAACCAGTTAGGCAGTATCCAAAATCACATTGAGCTGTCATAAACTATTTATGCTTATGGAGGTGCCATAAATACTACTACATCAGCTTCAGAACTGCTGACTTACCTTTTATGATGTCAGTGTTATCTAATTTGTGATAGTATTGCTTGTTTCTTAGATCAGGCAATATTTCATATAAGTGTTTAAATGCCATGCTATCATTTTTCATCTATAAGATTCTCCAAAACAACCTTTCTTCCCTTTTTTGGCAGAATGAATCAGATgaaacatgaaatgaattgcaTATTTGATAGCTTGTGCATAATGTTTTGATTTGACGTGATACCATAGTCTGCTAGCACACTTTGCCCAAAAAAAACACAATTTGTCTATTAGAAACCTGTCACTAGTGACTTTTGTTAACCATTCATTTGATCCTCATTGATTAAAAACACTTTTTTTCTGGAACATGTAGGAGAGCTgcttatcattatattaagagagagagggagagggagcttACAAACACTCACACCACACACCCAACTCAGAGAACTAAAGCATTAGTAACAGAAAATTAATTTTGAATCACAAAGTGCTAGCTCAGTTGTGTAGCATGGAAATATGCTAAGTGAGAGCTGAAAGCTTGAAGCAATTGCAGTTGTTTGTGATGTTACCAGTGTAGTGTAATCACTATTCTGTTTATAATGTTAACAGTGTAAACACTGCTGCTAAGTGCTTGGCTTTTAGATTTGTTGTGAATTGGTCTGTTTCACTCCACATTTCTATGTCTATCCTGTTGTTTTGAAAAGTGAAACAATTTTCATTTTGTGGTGCCATGCAGTTTTACACCTTCCTCGAGACAACTCTTGTCACACTCTCTTTATTGCCTCACTTCATAGCCTTCTTCAGTGATGTCGAGATCCCAGGAAGTTCTGCAGCACTTGCAACCACATTTCTCACCTTTGGTAATTGCATTACAGTTATATAAAAAATGCTCTGTATGATTCTTCAGGTATCAACTAAATTGTTCTTTCTTGCAGTGTTGAATCTGGCCTTTTCCTTGAGCGTTTTTGGTTTTATGATTATGCATATTTCACTTGTTTCTGCTAATACAACAACAATTGAGGCAAGCATCTAGCATTATGTTGTTAAGCATTTTTTTCAATGTAGAAGATGACATTAATTTGTTACCTTGATGTACAGTCATATGAGAAGAAGACAACTCCACATTGGATATATGATCTTGGCCGGAAGAGAAATTTTGCTCAGGTTAGTCTGTATTGGATTTTGTTttgttggaatataagtgaattgctCACCTCTCCCtatcagcttaagcttttgggttgaactggTTAGTGCATGCAACTCAATATGGTGTCAAAGCCAGAGGTCTCGAATTCGAATCCTAGTTAGCGcaattaaataaaatataattgctGCTTGCTCCTATTCCACGTTTGAGGCCTGAGGGAGCCTCCACGTGAGGGGGagtgttggaatataagtgaattgcccacctctccccatcagcttaagcttttgaGTTGAACTGGTTGGTGCATGCAACTCAATATGTTTTAAGAACTTCCGTCAATTATTTGCTCATTTTATGGTAATCATGCACCAACATATAACTTTATTACTGCATGTGAAGATGCAAGTAGCTGAGACATCCATGATAGCTTTTGTCTTATTTGTATAACAAAACATTGTGAGATTGTGGTTATTCAAGACTTGATGTGGCACACTGGTGAGACTGTTGGAGATGAACTAATACAATGAAACTATTGGAGATGAAGTAACTTAAAGTGCCTAACTTGTCTGAGCAGCAAGGCATGTAAATCTTATTTATTGGAGCTGCACAAGTTTTGAGTGTATACTAAAGATCATTTTTTTAAGTGGTGATATAATTGTCCAAGCTAAAATTTCATTAATTCACTTACGATTCCTTGTATTCTTTTGTTCATAAAATGCCAAGATCAGTGAAAAACCAATAGAAAACCCAACAAAGCTGGCTGTCCTTTTTGAAGTCACTGTATTTTATGAACATATATTCAACATCGCTTTTCTTTTATTCCCCTTATTTTGTAACCATAATACTGCCTGTGTTAGGTGCGTCATTGTAGATGGCTGGCTGGAGACCATGCCCTCAGTGTGTTGAGGATTTAAGCTTTATATAGTTCCTTCTAGGAGAAAGAATATCTATAGCGATGGGCCTCTCTATACGTTATACTGATGGACAGAATCATtccaggcaaaaaaaaaaaaaaaactaccacATAACTATTATGTCTTATAGGAACCTAATCAGAATAATGTAGGAAATAGAAGTTGGAAAGAAGGTGCCTTCCAGCCTTGGTAGAGCCTTGGGCATAGACCTGCCATTACAGCAGCGATGGTAGCAATTGGCTGTTAATACCAGCATATGCAAGCTACTTTCGTACAAATCTATCAAAGACTTTAGTTGAACAATGTTTTGTTATCAGGTTTTTGGAAATGACAGAAAATATTGGTTCATCCCTGCATACTCAGAAGAGGATTTGAGAAGAATTCCAGCTCTACAGGGTCTTGATTATCCTGTGAGACCAGATTTTGATGGTCAGGAACTGTAATGGAGCAATTTTGCCAGTGTCCTCGTCAGATACCTCAGTGTTCGACATCTCCTGATACAACTGACAGCATTGCTGATTGCGCTAGGCATGGCATCAAATGAAATGTTCAGAAGATGATTTTAGTAACCATGAGTGATTCATCCGTTGCATTTCATGTATGTATGTGACGAAGTGGAATTCCTCCTACCTTGGCCAGAGGAAGTTGTGATGTAAACTAGTTTTAGTGCCTGTTTGGGTGGACCAAATCTTGACGTAATCCACACCACATGGATGCGCCAGGATTTTGGACTTAATTCTTTGTCCATCCACTGGATTGGGCTGGGTTTCATTCCATCCAATTTGGGCATTAGTGTGTTTCAAATAGTcttggactaaagtttagttgtGCAATACAGATACCATTTGAGATATTTGTGCCGCTGTTATACACTATCAATAGTAAATGGATAAGCGCTGCGTAATTCATTGTACAACGTGTTCTTTCCATTGCCCTATAAAAGTGTATtaaagtactactactactagtaatgCAATGCTCACGCTGTTGTTCGATACTGATTTGATTGATAGCTGCTTTTGCTATCCAATTCAGCTTTGGATACGAACTACAAGTAGAGCAACTTTTGCCATCCAATTCAGCTTTGATTACAAACTACAAGTAGCAAATGCGGAGATTCGTTGGAGAG
This region includes:
- the LOC136495483 gene encoding probable protein S-acyltransferase 14 — its product is MYRSAGVAMAWNVFRFCTALRGLGSIMILLVLAIVGVTYYAVVLCNYGPALLTGGGTTLAAFAVLLLFHFLLAMLLWSYFSVVFTDPGSVPPNWNLDFDVERGETAPLATSELNSQQSVALGNTANPRVRYCRKCNQLKPPRCHHCSVCGRCVLKMDHHCVWVVNCVGALNYKYFLLFLFYTFLETTLVTLSLLPHFIAFFSDVEIPGSSAALATTFLTFVLNLAFSLSVFGFMIMHISLVSANTTTIESYEKKTTPHWIYDLGRKRNFAQVFGNDRKYWFIPAYSEEDLRRIPALQGLDYPVRPDFDGQEL